The sequence below is a genomic window from Ottowia sp. SB7-C50.
AGCCAGTTGAACTGCGGCCGCTCGGGCAGCTTGGCCTGCACGTAGCGGATGCCGACGAAGGCCGAGAAGCCGACGCCGAACAGGCTGAGTGCCAGCCCGGTCGCGTACTGGTTGGTGTTCAGCCAGATCACCAGCCAGCCAAAGATGGCCGCCAGCACCGCGCCGGCGGCCATGCCGGCGGCAAAGCCGGCCCAGTCGTTGCCGGTGTTCACCACCGTGGCAAAGCCGGCGATGGCGGCGCACAGCATGATGCCTTCGGCACCCAGGTTGACGATGCCGGCCTTTTCGTTGATCAGCAGGCCCAGCGCGGCCAGCGCCAGCACGGTGCCGGCGTTGAGCGTGGCGGCCAGGAGCAGGGCGTAGGCGTCCATCAGCGGCCCCTTCCCATGCGGATGCGGTAATTCACCAAGGTGTCGCACGCCAGCAGCGTGAACAGCAGCAGCCCCTGGAACACGCCCGTCAGCGACTTGGGCAGGCCCAGGCGCGACTGCGCCAGTTCGCCGCCGATGTAGAACATGCTCATCAGAATGGCCGCCAGCACCATGCCGAACGGGTGCAGCCGCCCGACGAAGGCGACGATGATGGCGGCGAAGCCGTAGCCGGCCGGCACGTAAGGGGTCAGTTGGCCGATGGGCCCGGCGACTTCCAGCGCGCCGGCCAGGCCCGCCGTGCCGCCCGAGATCAGCAGCGCCGTCCACAGCGCGCGGCGCGACGAAAAGCCGGCATAGCGCGCCGCCGCCGGTGCCAGCCCGCCCACCTGCTGCGCAAAGCCGCCCCGGGTGCGAAACAAGAACACCCACAGCAGCGCCGCCCCCGCCAGCGCGATCAGCGCGCCGACGTTCACGCGCGAGCCCGTCATCAGTTTGGGGATCTGCGTGACGGCCTCAAAGGTGCGCGTCTGCGGAAAGTTGTAGCCCGCCGGGTCTTTCCACGGCCCATAGACCAGGTAGCCCAGCAACTGGATGGCCACGTACACCAGCATCAGGCTGACCAGAATTTCACCCGCGTTGAACCGGTCGCGCAGAAACGCCGTGATGGCCGCCCACAGCATGCCGCCCAGCACGCCGGCCAGCAGCACGGCAAAGACGATCCAGCGCCCGGTGTCCTTGCCGGCCAGCAGCGCCACGCCGCCGGCCGCAATGGCGCCGATGACGAACTGGCCTTCGGCGCCGATGTTCCACACGTTGGAGCGAAAGCACACCGCCAGCCCCAGTGCGATCAGCAGCAGCGGCGTTGCCTTCACGCCCAGTTCGCCCAGCGCGTAGGCCGACTTGACCGGCTCCCAGAAGAACACCTGCAGCCCGCGCACCGGGTCCTTGCCCATGGCGCTGAACAGGATGACGCCGATGACCACCGTGATGGCCAGCGCCAGCAGCGGCGAGCCCCAGGTCCAGGCGCGCGACGGGGCGGGGCGGGGTTCAAGGCGCAGCATGCGTGGCCTCCATGTGCTGCAGGTGCTGCTGCACGTCGCCGTGCCACAGCCCGCTCATCCATTCGCCAATGCGCTCCACCGTGGCGTGCTTGCGGTGCACCGAAGGAGACAGATGCCCCTTGGCAATGACGTGCAGGCGGTCGCAGATCTCGAACAGTTCGTCCAGCTCTTCGCTGACCACCAGCACCGCGCAGCCGGCATCGCGCAGCGCCAGGATTTCGCCGCGGATCTGCGCCGCGGCACCCACGTCCACGCCCCAGGTCGGCTGCGACACGATCAGCAGCGTCGGCTTGGCGTCGATCTCGCGCCCCATGATGAACTTCTGCAGGTTGCCGCCCGACAGCGAACGCGCCGGCGCGTTCGGCCCCGCCGCTTTCACCTTGAAGCGGTCGATGATGCCCACCGCCTGCTCGCGCAACTGGCCGGTGCGCAGCCAGCCCAGCGTGCCGACGGCCTCGCGCCGCGTCAGCAGCAGGTTGTGCGCCAGGCCCAGCTCGGGCACGGCGCCGCGGCCCAGCCGCTCTTCCGGCACAAAGTGCAGGCCCAGGGCGCGCCGGCGCCCCGGCGGCAGCTTGCCCGCGGGCTGGCCGGCGATCACGATCGACCCGGCAGCCGCGCGCTGGTCTTCGCCCGACAGCGCAAACAGCAGTTCTCGCTGCCCATTGCCCGACACGCCGGCAATGCCCACCACCTCGCCCGCGCGCACCTCCATCGACACGTCGACCAGGTCGACACCGAAGGGCGATTCGCGCGGCAGGTCCATCGCGTCCACGCGCAGCACCACGTCGCCGGGGCTGCGGTCGCGGTAGGCCAGCGCGGGCGGCTCGGCGCCGATCATCATGCGGCTGAGCGAGGCATTGCTTTCCTGCCGCGGATCGCAGGTGCCCGTCACGCGGCCGCCGCGCATCACCGTGCAGGCGGTGCACAGCGCGCGAATTTCGTGCAGCTTGTGGCTGATGTAGAGGATGCTGCAGCCTTCGGCCGCCAGCTGGCGCAGCGTGACGAACAGCTTGTCGACCGCCTGCGGCGTCAGCACCGAGGTCGGTTCGTCCAGGATCAGCAGGCGCGGCTGCGTCAGCAGCGCGCGGATGATTTCCACCCGCTGCATCTCGCCCACGCCCAGGGTGTGCACGGGCCGCCCGGGGTCCACGTCCAGCCCGTAGGCGCTGGCCACTTCGACAATGCGCCGCGTGACTTCGGGCAGCGCCAGCGACTTGTCGAGCCCCAGCCACACGTTCTCGGCCACGCTCAGCGTCTCGAACAGGCTGAAGTGCTGGAACACCATCGCGATGCCGAGCTGCCGCGCCTCCTGCGGGTTGCGGATGTGCATCGGCTGGCCGTCGAAGCGCACCTCGCCGGCGTCGGGCTTGACGGCGCCGTAGATGATCTTCATCAGCGTGCTTTTGCCGGCGCCGTTTTCACCCAGCACGGCGTGGATTTCGCCCGGCTGCACGGTGAGCGAGACCCCGTCATTGGCGACGACGCCCGGATAGCGTTTGGTGATGCCGGAAAGTTGCAGGCGGGCGGTCATGTCGGGCCGTGGGTCGATGTGGTGCGCGCGCGGGCAGCTATGGAATGTGTAGTGTCGGGGCGGTCCGGTGTGGCGGTGCCGTTACGCAATGTATCACCGGCGCGAGGGTTTCAGTCGGGTCCGCCCGCCGCGTCGCGCAGCACGGCCAGCGCCTCGTCGGCCAGCACCCCGCCTGTCACCGCCACCGGCGGTGCGGCGGCGCCCAGCAGGTCGGCCGCGCGCGCCGGCAGCAGCGGGCCGCCCAGCAGCGCTGCCATGTCGGGCTGCGCGGCGGCGTACACCACGCGGCCCACGCCTGCCCAGAACAGGGCGCCGGCGCACATGGCGCAAGGTTCGCCACTGGCAAACACGGTGGCGCCGTGCAGCGCCGCGGCGCCCAGCTGATCGGTGGCTCGGCGCACCAGCACCATCTCGGCGTGCGCGGTGCAGTCGTTGGTACTCACCTGCCGGTTGCGCTCGGTCAGCAGCACCTGTCCGCTGGGCGACAGCAGCGTGGCGCCGTAAGGCATGTCGCCTGCAGCCAGCGCCTGGCGCGAGGCCTCGATGGCAAGACGCATGGCGGCGGTGTCGGTGTCAAAGTGCGGCATCTTCAACCCTGGGTGGTGGAAAGGCCAAGCGTAGCCCACATCCCTGCGCGCCGCGCAGGTTCAGGCGCGCCCACGCCGCAGGCGCCGGTTTTCGCGCGATACTGCCGCGCATGAGCCTGACGACCCTGCGTTTTGTCCACCGTGGCCAGGTGCGCACCTGCGTCGACGTGCCGCCCGACCGCACCCTGCTCGATCTGCTGCGCGACGACCTGCACTGCACCGCGCCCAAGGAAGGCTGCGCCAGTGGCGACTGCGGCGCCTGC
It includes:
- a CDS encoding ABC transporter permease, whose amino-acid sequence is MLRLEPRPAPSRAWTWGSPLLALAITVVIGVILFSAMGKDPVRGLQVFFWEPVKSAYALGELGVKATPLLLIALGLAVCFRSNVWNIGAEGQFVIGAIAAGGVALLAGKDTGRWIVFAVLLAGVLGGMLWAAITAFLRDRFNAGEILVSLMLVYVAIQLLGYLVYGPWKDPAGYNFPQTRTFEAVTQIPKLMTGSRVNVGALIALAGAALLWVFLFRTRGGFAQQVGGLAPAAARYAGFSSRRALWTALLISGGTAGLAGALEVAGPIGQLTPYVPAGYGFAAIIVAFVGRLHPFGMVLAAILMSMFYIGGELAQSRLGLPKSLTGVFQGLLLFTLLACDTLVNYRIRMGRGR
- a CDS encoding nucleoside deaminase; amino-acid sequence: MPHFDTDTAAMRLAIEASRQALAAGDMPYGATLLSPSGQVLLTERNRQVSTNDCTAHAEMVLVRRATDQLGAAALHGATVFASGEPCAMCAGALFWAGVGRVVYAAAQPDMAALLGGPLLPARAADLLGAAAPPVAVTGGVLADEALAVLRDAAGGPD
- a CDS encoding ABC transporter ATP-binding protein, translating into MTARLQLSGITKRYPGVVANDGVSLTVQPGEIHAVLGENGAGKSTLMKIIYGAVKPDAGEVRFDGQPMHIRNPQEARQLGIAMVFQHFSLFETLSVAENVWLGLDKSLALPEVTRRIVEVASAYGLDVDPGRPVHTLGVGEMQRVEIIRALLTQPRLLILDEPTSVLTPQAVDKLFVTLRQLAAEGCSILYISHKLHEIRALCTACTVMRGGRVTGTCDPRQESNASLSRMMIGAEPPALAYRDRSPGDVVLRVDAMDLPRESPFGVDLVDVSMEVRAGEVVGIAGVSGNGQRELLFALSGEDQRAAAGSIVIAGQPAGKLPPGRRRALGLHFVPEERLGRGAVPELGLAHNLLLTRREAVGTLGWLRTGQLREQAVGIIDRFKVKAAGPNAPARSLSGGNLQKFIMGREIDAKPTLLIVSQPTWGVDVGAAAQIRGEILALRDAGCAVLVVSEELDELFEICDRLHVIAKGHLSPSVHRKHATVERIGEWMSGLWHGDVQQHLQHMEATHAAP